In Endozoicomonas sp. GU-1, one DNA window encodes the following:
- a CDS encoding RAP domain-containing protein has product MSKSYRFGDHYDGRNHGQYASSIKKYTLAAKRPLNRAEQNQLMRLLQNFTATRKWNWRSLTTTLHSFTSAGVFTPHNPIDERVKHTQVALLSTLLDAIIFKCNQKAEASYIGAQGVANLLWAMAKLADSGQERTPGLNAAVAALLPHVNAQKDQFIPQHIANLLWAMAKLVDNGQERTPRLNEAVASLLPDVNAQKANFKPQEIANLLWAMAKLVNNGQEQIPGLNKAVAALLPQMNAQKANFKPQEIANLLWAMAKLVDNGQKLAPEFNEALAALLPHVNAQKDQFNAQGITNLLWAMAKLVDNGQKQTPGLKGAVAVLLSLVNAQKDQFNAQGITNLLWAMAKLVDSGQEQTPELNEAVAALLPHVKVQKDQLNSQGIANLLWALAKLVDNRHELTPWLKEAVATLLPHMKAQKDQFNTQGIANLLWALAKLVDNRHELTPWLKEAVATLLPHVNAQKAGFNPQEISNLLWAMAKLVDNGQEQTPELNEVMAALLTRVNDEKASFTPQGIVNLLWAMAKLVDKGQERTPGLKETVAALLSHVNAQKDQFIPQHIANLLWAMAKLVDKGHERTPRLNKAVAALLPHVNAQKANFKPQEIASLLWAMAKLVDNGQDRTPELKEAVAALLPHVNTGKHQFNAQGLANLLWAMAKLVDNGQERTPQFNEAVAALLRHFNTEKANFKPQEITNLLWAMAKLVDSGQERTSEFNKAVAALLPQVNAQQNQFIPQQIANLLWAMAKLGELLELNVVISTFESLVYRISDNPQLFQQDIFMSLWALMVCCARLSLVSDANKNNWLEKHMDDLFTRLENTFLHNEEDQRIIAMAASWLGRACPVAPHYQTTISKSQSEVRDQLQSCFPSLRIEEEKSLNSLPPVDLLLPDHNIVIEVQGPSHYVGGDFNTRNGSTLLKIALLQKAGYKVIEIPVNRLCHQDLMKPYIDQIKTRTGIPPQGHGSVSLKRRWTDAAYVIADKGRQPTDHGDLTAEKQLQEQTRKPAKRKRKNNQ; this is encoded by the coding sequence GTGAGTAAATCTTATCGTTTCGGTGATCACTATGATGGGAGAAATCACGGGCAATATGCCAGCTCAATAAAAAAATACACGTTAGCTGCTAAAAGACCGTTAAATCGAGCGGAACAAAACCAGCTGATGCGTTTGCTGCAAAATTTCACAGCAACGCGGAAATGGAATTGGCGAAGCCTGACGACAACACTACACTCATTTACTTCAGCGGGTGTTTTTACCCCCCATAACCCCATAGATGAGCGTGTTAAGCATACTCAAGTTGCCTTATTGTCAACACTACTTGATGCAATCATATTCAAGTGCAACCAAAAAGCTGAAGCCAGCTATATTGGTGCCCAGGGTGTCGCCAACCTGCTGTGGGCCATGGCGAAACTGGCAGACAGCGGGCAGGAGCGAACACCAGGGCTCAACGCGGCTGTGGCCGCACTGTTGCCCCATGTGAACGCACAGAAAGACCAATTTATTCCTCAGCATATTGCCAACCTGCTGTGGGCCATGGCGAAACTGGTGGACAACGGGCAGGAGCGGACACCGAGGCTCAATGAAGCCGTGGCCAGCCTATTGCCCGACGTGAACGCACAGAAAGCTAACTTTAAACCACAGGAAATCGCCAACCTGCTGTGGGCCATGGCGAAACTGGTGAACAACGGGCAGGAGCAGATACCAGGGCTCAACAAGGCCGTGGCCGCGCTGTTGCCCCAAATGAACGCACAGAAAGCTAATTTTAAACCACAGGAAATCGCCAACCTGCTGTGGGCCATGGCAAAACTGGTAGACAACGGGCAGAAGTTGGCACCAGAGTTTAACGAGGCCTTGGCTGCGCTATTGCCCCACGTGAACGCACAGAAAGACCAATTTAATGCCCAGGGCATTACCAACCTGCTGTGGGCCATGGCAAAACTGGTGGACAACGGCCAGAAGCAGACACCAGGGCTAAAAGGTGCCGTGGCCGTGCTGTTGTCCCTCGTGAACGCACAGAAAGACCAATTTAATGCCCAGGGCATTACCAACCTGCTGTGGGCCATGGCAAAACTGGTGGACAGCGGGCAGGAACAGACACCAGAACTCAACGAGGCCGTGGCCGCGCTGTTGCCCCACGTGAAAGTACAGAAAGACCAACTTAATTCCCAGGGCATTGCCAACCTGCTGTGGGCCCTGGCGAAACTGGTGGATAACAGGCATGAATTGACACCATGGCTAAAAGAGGCTGTGGCCACACTGTTGCCCCACATGAAAGCACAGAAAGACCAATTTAATACTCAGGGCATTGCCAACCTGCTGTGGGCCCTGGCGAAACTGGTGGATAACAGGCATGAATTGACACCATGGCTCAAAGAGGCTGTGGCCACACTGTTACCCCACGTGAACGCACAGAAAGCTGGCTTTAACCCACAGGAAATCAGCAATCTGTTGTGGGCCATGGCAAAACTGGTGGACAACGGGCAGGAGCAGACACCAGAACTCAACGAGGTCATGGCTGCCCTGTTGACCCGCGTGAACGACGAGAAAGCAAGCTTTACACCACAGGGTATCGTCAACCTGCTGTGGGCCATGGCAAAACTGGTGGACAAGGGACAGGAGCGTACACCAGGGCTCAAAGAGACCGTAGCCGCGCTTTTATCCCATGTGAACGCACAGAAAGACCAATTTATTCCTCAGCATATCGCCAACCTGCTGTGGGCCATGGCAAAACTGGTGGACAAGGGGCATGAGCGAACACCAAGGCTCAACAAGGCCGTGGCCGCGCTGTTGCCCCACGTAAACGCACAGAAAGCCAACTTTAAACCACAGGAAATCGCCAGCCTGCTGTGGGCGATGGCGAAACTGGTGGACAACGGGCAGGATAGGACTCCAGAGCTTAAAGAGGCCGTGGCTGCGCTGTTGCCTCACGTGAACACTGGGAAGCACCAATTTAATGCCCAGGGACTCGCCAACCTGCTGTGGGCCATGGCGAAACTGGTGGACAACGGGCAGGAGCGAACACCACAGTTTAACGAGGCCGTGGCCGCGCTGTTGCGACACTTCAACACAGAGAAAGCTAACTTTAAACCACAGGAAATCACCAACCTGCTGTGGGCCATGGCGAAACTGGTGGATAGCGGGCAGGAGCGGACATCAGAGTTCAACAAGGCCGTGGCTGCGCTGTTGCCCCAGGTAAACGCACAGCAAAACCAATTTATTCCTCAGCAAATTGCCAACCTGCTGTGGGCCATGGCGAAACTGGGTGAACTCCTTGAACTGAACGTGGTTATCTCTACGTTCGAATCGCTTGTCTACCGAATCAGTGACAATCCTCAGCTCTTTCAGCAAGACATATTTATGTCTCTCTGGGCGTTAATGGTGTGCTGTGCCAGATTGTCCCTGGTCTCTGATGCCAACAAAAATAACTGGCTTGAAAAGCACATGGATGACCTGTTTACCCGTTTGGAAAATACATTCCTGCACAATGAAGAGGATCAACGCATCATTGCCATGGCCGCCAGTTGGCTTGGGAGAGCCTGTCCGGTCGCCCCCCATTACCAGACTACCATATCAAAAAGTCAATCCGAGGTTCGCGATCAACTCCAATCATGCTTTCCCTCTTTGCGGATTGAAGAAGAAAAGAGTCTGAATTCATTACCTCCGGTTGACCTGCTCCTGCCAGATCACAACATAGTGATTGAAGTTCAGGGACCGTCTCATTACGTGGGTGGTGATTTCAACACCAGGAATGGTTCGACTCTGCTGAAAATCGCACTGTTGCAAAAAGCAGGTTATAAGGTCATTGAAATTCCGGTTAACAGGCTTTGCCATCAGGATTTAATGAAACCATACATTGATCAAATAAAGACCAGAACAGGCATCCCGCCACAGGGGCATGGCTCTGTATCACTTAAAAGAAGATGGACAGATGCGGCATACGTTATTGCTGATAAAGGCAGGCAACCCACAGATCACGGTGACTTAACCGCCGAAAAACAGTTACAAGAACAAACCCGCAAACCAGCCAAGAGAAAGAGAAAAAACAACCAGTAA
- a CDS encoding RAP domain-containing protein → MDRSSGGISGQYAVSGNDDNQPDDQASSSRHGRYGYATIRQWDPTSRTAPARHEFYHASVTRSSQPLQYRSVNPAQDFNSLTKQEVMDGLMSKSYRFGDRYDGRLHGQYASSIKKYTSAAKRPLNRAEQSQLMRLLENFTATRSWNWRSLTTTFHSLTSAGVFTPLKPLNERVNLTQTALLSTLLDAIIFKCNQKPEARDIDALGIANLLWAMAKLVDSGLERKPGLNEAVAALLPLVNAQKYQFIPQHIANLLWAMAKLVDNGRKQTPGLKGAVAVLLPLVNVQKDQFNAQGITNLLWAMAKLVDNRQERTPGLKETVAALLPHVNAGKDQFNAQGITNLLWAMAKLVDNGQERTPEFNEAVAALLPHVIAQKANFKPQEIANLLWAMAKLVDNGQEQTPELNEAVAALLPRVNAQKANFKPQEITNLLWAKAKLVDKGLERTAQLKEAVATLLPFVNAQKANFKPQEIANLLWATAKLVEKGKEWTLQLKEAVAVLLPQVNPEKANFKPQEIANLLWAMAKLLDNGKDRTPELKEAVAALLPHVNAQKDNFTPQAIANLLWAMAKLVDSGQERTPEFNEAVAALLQHVNVQKDLFNAQHIANLLWAMAKLVDNGQERTPEFNESVAALLPQVNAAKDQFNAQGVANLLWAMAKLVDNGERTSEFNEAVTTLLRHVNTQKANFKPQGITNLLWATAKLLDNGEERTTEFNEAVVGLLHYVNPQKANFKPQEIVTLLWAMAKLVDSGQEQTPELNEAVAVLLPYVNAQKANFKPQEIGNLLWATAKLGEFVELNVMTPMFESLVYRISKNPQLSQQDILMSLWGVMVCCARLSLDSNNNNWLEKHMDDLFTRLENPFPNNEEEQSVITMAASWLGRSCPFAPHYQTIRSKHQADFRDQLQSCFPSLRIEEEKSLNSLPPVDLLLPDHNIVIEVQGPSHYVGGDFNTRNGSSLLKIALLQKAGFEVIEIPVNRLGNQDLMKPYIDQIKIRTGIPSQGHGSISLKRRWADAAYVTADKSGQLTDHGDLTAEKQLEEQTGKPARRKRKNNQ, encoded by the coding sequence ATGGATAGAAGCTCTGGTGGTATCAGTGGTCAATACGCAGTATCAGGCAATGATGACAACCAACCGGATGACCAGGCGTCTTCTTCACGGCATGGACGATATGGATATGCCACAATCAGACAATGGGATCCCACCTCCCGCACTGCCCCGGCGCGTCATGAATTTTACCATGCTTCTGTCACGCGCTCTTCTCAACCTCTACAGTACCGTTCAGTAAACCCTGCTCAGGATTTCAATAGCCTCACCAAACAGGAAGTAATGGATGGCCTGATGAGTAAATCTTACCGTTTCGGTGATCGCTATGATGGGAGACTTCACGGTCAATATGCCAGTTCAATTAAAAAATACACGTCAGCTGCTAAAAGACCGTTGAATCGAGCGGAACAAAGCCAGCTGATGCGCTTGCTGGAAAATTTTACCGCAACACGGAGCTGGAATTGGCGAAGCCTGACGACAACATTTCATTCATTGACTTCAGCGGGTGTTTTTACCCCTCTTAAACCCTTGAATGAACGTGTCAATCTTACTCAAACTGCCTTATTGTCAACACTGCTTGATGCAATCATATTCAAGTGCAACCAAAAACCTGAAGCCAGGGATATTGATGCCCTGGGAATCGCCAACCTGCTGTGGGCCATGGCGAAACTGGTAGACAGCGGGCTGGAGCGAAAACCAGGGCTCAACGAGGCTGTGGCCGCACTGTTGCCCCTCGTGAACGCACAGAAATACCAATTTATTCCACAGCATATTGCCAACCTGCTGTGGGCCATGGCGAAACTGGTGGACAACGGGCGGAAGCAGACACCAGGGCTCAAAGGAGCCGTAGCCGTGCTGTTACCCCTCGTGAACGTACAGAAAGACCAATTTAATGCCCAGGGCATTACCAATCTGCTGTGGGCCATGGCAAAACTGGTGGACAACAGACAGGAGCGGACACCAGGTCTCAAAGAGACCGTGGCTGCGCTGTTACCTCACGTGAACGCAGGGAAGGACCAATTTAATGCCCAGGGCATTACCAACCTGCTGTGGGCCATGGCCAAACTGGTAGACAATGGGCAGGAGCGAACACCAGAGTTCAATGAGGCCGTGGCCGCGCTGTTGCCCCACGTGATCGCACAGAAAGCTAACTTTAAACCACAGGAAATCGCCAACCTTCTGTGGGCCATGGCAAAACTAGTGGACAACGGGCAGGAACAAACACCAGAACTCAACGAGGCCGTGGCCGCGCTGTTGCCCCGCGTGAACGCACAGAAAGCTAATTTTAAACCACAGGAAATCACCAACCTGCTGTGGGCCAAGGCGAAACTGGTTGATAAGGGGCTGGAGCGAACAGCACAGCTCAAAGAGGCCGTGGCCACGCTGTTGCCCTTCGTGAACGCACAGAAAGCTAACTTTAAACCACAGGAAATTGCCAACTTGCTCTGGGCCACAGCGAAACTGGTGGAAAAAGGGAAGGAGTGGACACTGCAGCTCAAAGAGGCCGTGGCCGTGCTGTTGCCACAAGTGAACCCGGAGAAAGCTAACTTTAAACCACAGGAAATCGCCAACCTGCTGTGGGCCATGGCGAAACTACTGGACAACGGGAAGGATAGGACACCAGAGCTTAAAGAGGCCGTGGCCGCGCTGTTGCCACACGTGAACGCACAGAAAGATAACTTTACACCACAGGCTATCGCCAACCTGCTGTGGGCCATGGCGAAACTGGTGGATAGCGGGCAGGAGCGGACACCAGAGTTTAACGAGGCCGTGGCTGCACTGCTGCAACATGTGAACGTACAGAAAGACCTGTTTAATGCCCAGCATATCGCCAACCTGCTGTGGGCCATGGCGAAACTGGTGGACAATGGGCAGGAGCGGACACCAGAGTTTAACGAGTCCGTGGCTGCGCTGTTGCCTCAGGTGAACGCAGCGAAGGACCAATTTAATGCCCAGGGAGTCGCCAACCTGCTGTGGGCCATGGCAAAACTGGTGGACAACGGTGAGCGGACATCAGAGTTCAACGAGGCCGTGACCACGCTATTGCGCCACGTGAACACACAGAAAGCTAACTTTAAACCCCAGGGTATCACCAACCTGCTATGGGCCACGGCGAAACTGCTGGACAATGGCGAGGAGCGGACAACAGAGTTCAATGAGGCCGTGGTCGGGCTGCTGCACTACGTGAACCCACAGAAAGCTAACTTTAAACCACAGGAAATCGTCACTCTGCTCTGGGCCATGGCAAAACTGGTTGACAGCGGGCAGGAGCAGACACCAGAACTCAATGAGGCCGTGGCCGTGCTGTTACCCTACGTGAACGCACAGAAAGCTAACTTTAAACCACAGGAAATCGGCAATCTGCTGTGGGCCACGGCGAAACTGGGTGAGTTCGTTGAGCTGAACGTGATGACCCCTATGTTCGAATCGCTTGTTTACCGAATCAGTAAAAACCCTCAGCTATCACAGCAAGACATATTGATGTCTCTCTGGGGAGTAATGGTTTGCTGTGCCAGATTGTCTCTGGACTCCAATAACAATAACTGGCTTGAAAAGCACATGGATGACCTGTTTACTCGCCTGGAAAATCCATTCCCAAACAATGAAGAGGAACAATCCGTTATTACCATGGCCGCCAGTTGGCTTGGGAGATCATGCCCATTCGCCCCCCATTACCAGACAATCAGGTCAAAACATCAAGCCGACTTCCGCGATCAGCTCCAATCATGCTTTCCCTCTTTGCGGATTGAAGAAGAAAAGAGTCTGAATTCATTACCTCCGGTTGACCTGCTCCTGCCAGATCACAACATAGTGATTGAAGTTCAGGGACCGTCTCATTACGTGGGTGGTGATTTCAACACCAGGAATGGTTCGAGTCTGCTGAAAATCGCACTGTTGCAAAAAGCAGGCTTTGAGGTCATTGAAATTCCGGTTAACAGGCTTGGCAATCAGGATTTAATGAAACCATACATTGATCAAATAAAAATCAGGACAGGCATCCCGTCACAGGGGCATGGCTCTATATCACTTAAAAGAAGGTGGGCAGATGCGGCATACGTTACTGCTGATAAAAGCGGGCAACTCACAGATCACGGTGACTTAACCGCCGAAAAACAGTTAGAAGAACAAACCGGCAAACCAGCCAGGAGAAAGAGAAAAAACAACCAGTAA
- a CDS encoding DUF1601 domain-containing protein, whose translation MDRSSAGFSGQYIRSGNDDHQPDDHAVSSWHGRYRHTTVRQRDNPPRTTPGHNEFHHSSAVRSSQYLLCRSVKHAQDFNALIKQEIMDGLVSRSVRFGHRYDGRNHGQYASSIKKYTSAAKRPLNRAEQSQLMRLLQNFKATRSWNWRSLTTTLHSFTSAGVFTPHKPMDERVKRTQAALLSTLLDSIIFTCNQKTEARNIDPQGIANLLWAMAKLVDKGQKQTPEFNGAVAALLPHMKTANFKPQEITNLLWAMAKLVDNGLEQTPELNEAVAALLPRVNAHKDQFIPQHIVNLLWAVAKLLDNGQERTPGLKEAVAALLPHVIAQKVNFKPQEIANLLWAIAKLVDNGQGQTQELNEAVAALLPHVSALKANFSPQGIANLLWAMAKLVNNGQELTPELKETVAALLPHVSALKANFNPREIANLLWTTAKLVDNGQNRTAELSDAVAALLPLVNAQKDQFKTQGIANLLWAMAKLVDNGQKQTPGLNETVAVLLPYVNVQKAHFKPQEITSLLWTMAKLVDNGQEWTPELKEAVAALLPQVNAQKNQFNAQGVANLLWAMAKLMDNGLEQTPELNEAVAALLPHVNAQKAHFKPQETTNLLWAMAKLVDNGLEQTPELNKAVAELLSHVNAQKDQCIPQHIANLLWAMAKLVDSGQERTPALYEAVAVLLPHVNVQKANFKPQGIANLLWAMAKLVDNGLEQVPGLNEAVAALLPHVNAQKDQFKTQAIANLLWAMAKLADKGHEGTPEFKEALTALLPQVKAQKANFEPQEIANLLWAMAKLVDNGQEQTPGLNETMAVLLPHVNALKEQFIPQQIANLLWAMAKLGELVELNVVKSTFESLVHRISQNFSALSASNIDVSLGSNGMLCQVVSGLQCQ comes from the coding sequence ATGGATAGAAGTTCTGCTGGTTTCAGTGGTCAATACATAAGATCAGGTAACGATGACCACCAACCGGATGACCATGCCGTTTCTTCATGGCATGGGCGATATAGACATACCACAGTCAGACAACGGGATAATCCTCCCCGCACTACCCCGGGGCATAATGAATTTCACCATTCTTCTGCCGTACGCTCTTCTCAATATCTACTGTGCCGTTCAGTAAAGCATGCTCAAGATTTTAATGCCCTCATCAAACAAGAAATAATGGATGGTCTGGTGAGTAGATCGGTTCGTTTCGGTCATCGCTATGATGGGAGAAATCACGGGCAATATGCCAGTTCAATTAAAAAATACACGTCAGCGGCTAAAAGACCGTTAAATCGAGCGGAACAAAGCCAGCTGATGCGTTTGCTGCAAAATTTTAAAGCAACACGGAGCTGGAATTGGCGAAGCCTGACGACAACACTTCATTCATTTACTTCAGCGGGTGTTTTTACCCCGCATAAACCCATGGATGAGCGTGTTAAGCGTACACAAGCTGCCTTATTGTCAACGCTACTGGATTCAATAATATTTACCTGCAACCAAAAAACTGAAGCGAGGAATATTGATCCCCAAGGCATAGCCAATCTGCTATGGGCCATGGCGAAACTGGTGGACAAAGGGCAGAAGCAGACACCAGAGTTCAACGGGGCTGTGGCCGCTCTTTTGCCTCACATGAAGACAGCTAACTTTAAGCCACAGGAAATCACCAACCTGCTGTGGGCCATGGCGAAACTGGTGGACAACGGGCTGGAGCAGACACCAGAGCTCAACGAGGCCGTGGCCGCGCTGCTGCCTCGGGTGAACGCACATAAAGACCAATTTATTCCTCAGCATATCGTCAACCTGCTGTGGGCCGTGGCGAAACTGTTGGACAACGGGCAGGAGCGGACACCAGGCCTCAAAGAGGCCGTGGCCGCGCTGTTGCCCCATGTAATCGCACAGAAAGTTAACTTTAAACCACAGGAAATCGCCAACCTGCTGTGGGCCATAGCGAAACTCGTGGACAATGGGCAGGGGCAGACACAAGAGCTCAACGAGGCAGTGGCCGCACTGTTGCCCCACGTGAGCGCACTGAAAGCTAACTTTTCACCACAGGGTATCGCCAACCTGCTGTGGGCCATGGCGAAACTGGTGAACAACGGGCAGGAGTTGACACCAGAGCTCAAAGAGACCGTTGCTGCGCTGTTGCCTCACGTGAGCGCACTGAAAGCTAACTTTAACCCGCGGGAAATCGCCAACCTGCTTTGGACCACGGCGAAACTGGTCGACAACGGGCAGAACCGAACAGCAGAACTCAGCGATGCCGTGGCCGCGCTGCTGCCCCTCGTGAACGCACAGAAGGACCAATTCAAGACACAGGGTATTGCCAACCTGCTGTGGGCCATGGCGAAACTGGTGGACAACGGGCAAAAGCAAACACCAGGGCTCAACGAGACCGTGGCCGTGCTGTTGCCATACGTGAACGTACAGAAAGCTCACTTTAAACCTCAGGAAATCACCAGCCTACTGTGGACCATGGCGAAACTGGTGGACAATGGACAGGAGTGGACACCAGAGCTTAAAGAAGCCGTGGCCGCGCTGTTACCCCAAGTGAACGCACAGAAAAACCAATTTAATGCCCAGGGTGTTGCCAACCTGCTGTGGGCCATGGCGAAACTGATGGACAACGGGCTGGAGCAGACACCAGAGCTCAACGAGGCCGTGGCCGCGCTGTTGCCCCACGTGAACGCACAGAAAGCTCACTTTAAACCACAGGAAACCACCAACCTGCTGTGGGCCATGGCGAAACTGGTGGACAACGGGCTGGAGCAGACACCCGAGCTCAACAAGGCCGTGGCCGAACTATTGTCACACGTGAACGCACAGAAAGACCAATGTATTCCTCAACATATCGCCAACCTGCTGTGGGCCATGGCGAAACTGGTCGACAGTGGGCAGGAGCGAACACCAGCACTCTACGAGGCCGTGGCCGTGCTGTTGCCCCATGTGAACGTACAGAAAGCTAACTTTAAACCACAGGGTATCGCCAACCTGCTGTGGGCCATGGCAAAACTGGTGGATAACGGGCTGGAGCAGGTACCAGGGCTCAACGAGGCTGTGGCCGCGCTGTTGCCCCACGTGAACGCACAGAAAGACCAATTTAAGACACAGGCTATTGCCAACTTGCTGTGGGCCATGGCAAAACTTGCAGACAAAGGGCATGAGGGGACACCAGAGTTCAAAGAGGCCTTGACCGCGCTATTGCCACAAGTGAAGGCACAGAAAGCTAACTTTGAACCACAGGAAATCGCCAACCTGCTGTGGGCCATGGCAAAACTGGTGGACAACGGACAGGAACAGACACCGGGGCTCAACGAGACCATGGCCGTGCTGTTGCCCCACGTGAACGCACTGAAAGAGCAATTTATTCCTCAGCAAATCGCCAACCTGCTGTGGGCCATGGCGAAACTGGGCGAGCTCGTTGAGCTAAACGTGGTTAAATCCACGTTCGAGTCTCTTGTCCACCGAATCAGTCAAAACTTCTCAGCTCTCTCAGCAAGTAATATTGATGTCTCTCTGGGGAGTAATGGTATGCTGTGCCAGGTTGTCTCTGGCCTCCAATGCCAATAA